In Candidatus Eisenbacteria bacterium, the sequence TCTTTCCGGTGTTCCTGTCGCCACTCATGGGGCGGAATGAAGCGGGGTTCCGGCGCCCGCTCCGCCGCCGCGAGGAGCGCCGCGGCGATTTCCGGGAAGCCGTTGTCGCCGTAGTGGGAGACCGTCTCGTAGGCGAGCCCCTCCTCGATCAGTGTTACACCGAGCAGATCGCCGTCGATGAAGAGGTGGGCGAGAAGGCGACCGTAGTGGTCGTTCTGATAGGGGAGGTACGTCACTCTCTTCGCGGCGCGGATCAGTTCCTCCGCGCGCGCGGCCGCCTCACGCCCGTAGGGCTGGTCCTCGTGGAAACCGTGCTCCGGGTGGGCGATCTCCGGCGTGTCGATGCCGAGCACACGGATTGTAATGTCGCCGAAGGTGATGGTGTCGCCGTCGTCGTAGATGATGCTCTCTTTCGGGATTTCGATCGCCCGGTCGGTTTCCAGGGCGGAATAATGGGCGCATCCCGAGAGGAGCGCGAGAAGGAGCAACAGAACGAGGGGGGCTTTTCGGTTTCGTATCATCGGCGTCCTCCTTTCCCCGACGAATGGGGCCGCCTCGATCCTACCACATCACGCACGGGCGGAGCGATTCGGCGCGAGATCGATCCAAGTTGCTGTAATCAAAAACATTGACAATCGAATTGCTTTACGGTAATCTATGAACGTTCCCGCCCTCCCCGGCGGATCGACGCGCGATCCGCGTTTTCGGCGTTGAAACCACGGGAGGTAATCCCATGCGCCCCACCCTCTTCTCCCTTGTCGCCCTTCTTTTCCTTTCTTCCGCCGCCTTCGGAGAAGAGCCGTACCGGCTCCGCTCGGAGGAGATCTTTTCCCCCTTGGACGGCGATGCGCGGGATGGGTTGTGTCAGACACAATTCTATGACCTCTGTTCCGACAGGACGTGGTCCTGGACGGGATGGTCCCCCC encodes:
- a CDS encoding thermonuclease family protein, encoding MIRNRKAPLVLLLLLALLSGCAHYSALETDRAIEIPKESIIYDDGDTITFGDITIRVLGIDTPEIAHPEHGFHEDQPYGREAAARAEELIRAAKRVTYLPYQNDHYGRLLAHLFIDGDLLGVTLIEEGLAYETVSHYGDNGFPEIAAALLAAAERAPEPRFIPPHEWRQEHRKEPAGD